In Flavobacterium gelatinilyticum, a genomic segment contains:
- a CDS encoding lysoplasmalogenase: MKNSTFFKIYLAFSALYLIFLFLGYESLDCYLKPVLIPLLSLGVYFNKKFATRKLLLTALLFAWIGDVILIFSDIAEIYFILGLVSFLISHIIYCILFNRQIKEKIKQKLSFLIIGSILIACYLIAMLSVLLPVLGDLRIPVMVYACVISVMLLFAYNGLLIWSKPANQLVFFGALVFVISDSILAVNKFYSPIAKSSFFIMLTYLVAQYLIVSGIVKLNLKKE, from the coding sequence ATGAAAAATTCAACATTTTTTAAAATTTACCTTGCGTTCAGTGCTCTGTATCTTATTTTTTTATTTTTAGGATATGAAAGTTTAGACTGCTATTTAAAACCCGTTTTAATTCCTTTATTAAGTTTAGGCGTATATTTTAATAAAAAATTCGCAACCCGAAAACTTCTTTTAACCGCTTTGTTGTTTGCCTGGATTGGCGACGTAATTCTTATTTTCTCAGACATAGCCGAAATTTATTTTATTTTAGGACTTGTCTCTTTTTTAATCTCACACATCATCTATTGCATACTTTTTAACCGGCAGATTAAAGAAAAAATCAAACAAAAACTTTCCTTTCTTATCATCGGAAGTATTTTAATCGCCTGCTACCTCATCGCAATGCTTTCAGTATTACTGCCTGTTTTAGGCGATTTACGAATTCCGGTAATGGTTTATGCCTGTGTTATATCGGTTATGCTTTTATTTGCTTACAACGGACTTTTAATCTGGTCTAAGCCGGCAAACCAGCTGGTGTTTTTTGGTGCACTTGTTTTTGTAATTTCAGACAGCATTCTGGCTGTCAACAAGTTTTATTCACCCATTGCGAAAAGTTCCTTTTTTATAATGCTGACTTATCTTGTGGCACAATATCTGATTGTTTCCGGTATTGTAAAACTGAATCTGAAAAAAGAATAA
- a CDS encoding 2-dehydro-3-deoxyphosphooctonate aldolase, with translation MKKLLFFVILILIATSCISTKSTLKNVDDNAPDLVLGKNNTFVISLFSKDKKYGYDPDYPVNIFFRNTRDEASNEVRFLNALAGPNGEKITYKRLETCCPFPTKRSDMGAGFLNVYELTWEGQKKPVTLYLNIYEKGILMVPMGLTLQK, from the coding sequence ATGAAAAAATTACTCTTTTTCGTTATTTTAATACTTATCGCAACATCTTGTATCAGCACAAAATCTACCTTAAAAAATGTTGACGATAATGCTCCGGATTTAGTTCTGGGCAAAAACAACACCTTTGTTATTTCGTTATTCAGCAAAGACAAAAAATACGGTTACGATCCTGATTATCCGGTAAATATATTTTTTAGAAACACAAGAGATGAAGCATCAAATGAAGTTCGTTTTCTAAATGCTTTAGCGGGACCAAATGGTGAAAAAATCACTTATAAACGTTTGGAGACCTGCTGCCCTTTTCCAACCAAAAGAAGCGATATGGGAGCCGGATTTTTAAATGTTTACGAATTAACCTGGGAAGGGCAGAAAAAGCCTGTTACACTCTATCTCAATATTTATGAAAAAGGAATTTTAATGGTTCCGATGGGACTGACATTACAGAAATAA
- the kdsA gene encoding 3-deoxy-8-phosphooctulonate synthase, with protein MNLQHIPQIKHTESGNFFLLAGPCAIEGEEMALRIAEKLVGITNDLQIPYVFKGSFKKANRSRIDSFSGIGDEKALKILRKVSETFHVPTVTDIHTNEDAEKAAQYVDVLQIPAFLVRQTDLVVAAANTGKTVNLKKGQFMSPESMKHAVQKVLDCNNENVMVTDRGTMFGYQDMIVDFRGIPTMQQYASTVLDVTHSLQQPNQTAGVTGGRPDMIETVAKAGIAVGVDGIFIETHFDPANAKSDGANMLHLDYFEGLMKKLVAIRKTVNSF; from the coding sequence ATGAACTTACAGCATATTCCACAAATCAAGCATACTGAGAGCGGGAATTTCTTTTTATTGGCGGGTCCCTGCGCTATTGAAGGAGAAGAAATGGCTCTTAGAATTGCTGAGAAATTAGTTGGTATTACCAACGATCTTCAAATCCCTTATGTATTTAAAGGATCTTTTAAAAAAGCAAACCGTTCGAGAATTGACAGTTTCTCTGGAATTGGAGACGAAAAAGCTTTAAAAATTTTAAGAAAAGTTTCTGAAACTTTCCATGTGCCAACAGTTACGGATATTCACACAAACGAGGATGCTGAAAAAGCAGCTCAATATGTTGATGTTTTACAAATTCCTGCATTTTTAGTTCGTCAGACTGATTTAGTTGTGGCAGCTGCTAATACCGGAAAAACAGTTAACCTGAAAAAAGGACAATTTATGAGCCCTGAAAGCATGAAACATGCTGTACAGAAAGTCTTAGACTGTAACAATGAGAATGTTATGGTTACAGACCGTGGTACTATGTTTGGTTATCAGGACATGATTGTCGATTTTAGAGGAATCCCTACTATGCAGCAATATGCTTCTACGGTTCTGGATGTTACGCATTCGCTGCAGCAGCCAAACCAGACAGCAGGAGTTACAGGAGGAAGACCGGATATGATCGAAACGGTAGCCAAAGCTGGTATTGCAGTTGGTGTAGACGGTATATTTATTGAAACGCATTTCGATCCTGCAAATGCAAAAAGTGATGGCGCTAACATGCTTCATTTAGATTACTTCGAAGGTTTAATGAAGAAATTAGTAGCTATTAGAAAAACAGTTAACTCATTCTAA
- a CDS encoding YiiX family permuted papain-like enzyme, which translates to MKTKKYLFPLITFILSFGCALFVAVKVFPNNPFTGNKQEKTAASKFKDGDIIFQTSESKQCEAVRIATNSKFSHCGIIYDINGKWFVFEAVQPVKLTPVEDWIKHGKGSKYVVKRLKNDSVLNPEVLQKMKNYSQQFDGKEYDAYFEWTDNRIYCSELVWKIYKNAAGIELSKLREMKEFNLNDPRVQKILKERYGNNIPLDEKVVAPSDLADSNLLKTISDNY; encoded by the coding sequence ATGAAAACTAAAAAATACCTGTTTCCGCTTATCACTTTCATCCTTAGTTTTGGATGTGCTTTATTTGTGGCTGTAAAAGTTTTTCCAAATAATCCGTTTACAGGAAATAAGCAGGAAAAGACTGCTGCAAGTAAGTTTAAAGATGGTGACATTATTTTTCAAACCTCAGAATCAAAACAATGTGAAGCAGTTCGTATTGCTACGAATTCCAAATTTTCGCATTGCGGCATTATTTACGATATAAACGGGAAATGGTTTGTTTTTGAAGCGGTACAGCCTGTTAAACTAACGCCTGTTGAAGACTGGATCAAACACGGAAAAGGAAGTAAATATGTGGTGAAAAGATTAAAAAATGACAGCGTTTTAAATCCGGAAGTTTTACAGAAGATGAAAAACTACAGCCAGCAGTTTGACGGTAAAGAATATGATGCGTATTTTGAATGGACAGACAACAGAATCTATTGTTCTGAATTAGTATGGAAGATTTATAAAAATGCCGCAGGAATCGAACTTTCGAAATTGCGTGAAATGAAAGAATTTAATTTAAATGATCCGAGAGTTCAGAAAATACTAAAAGAGCGTTACGGAAATAACATTCCGTTAGATGAAAAAGTCGTTGCTCCTTCTGATCTTGCCGATTCTAATTTACTTAAAACTATATCTGACAATTATTAA
- a CDS encoding M20/M25/M40 family metallo-hydrolase, translating to MKKTILLTALVLNGLTSFAQSNDEKNIKLFYKKALTEAKCYSWLEYLSNDIGSRLSGSKGAAEAVEYTKRQLENLGLDKVYLQEVMVPHWVRGEKETAYLLDGKVKTNVPICALGGSVATPKTGLTAEVIEVQGIKELAELGADKVKGKIVFYNRPMNPENIETFTSYGACVDQRYAGAKEAAKLGAVGTIVRSMNLRLDDFPHTGAQSYGDLPKEEYIPTAAISTNGAELLSKSLKVNPALKFYFKQSCQTLPDALSYNVIGELTGTVTPQNIMVVGGHLDSWDLADGSHDDGAGVVQSMEVLRILKNLNYKPKNTIRVVLFMNEENGGKGGAKYEEVSKQNKENHIFALESDSGGFSPRGFSIEADDANLKKIQGYKDLFEPYLVHSFTIGHAGSDISHLTSQAIVKAGLKPDSQRYFDYHHAANDKFDAINKRELELGAATMTTLMYLIDQNGITLPTSN from the coding sequence ATGAAAAAAACGATTCTTTTAACTGCTCTGGTTTTAAACGGATTGACATCTTTTGCTCAGTCAAATGATGAAAAAAACATTAAATTATTTTACAAAAAAGCCTTAACCGAAGCCAAATGTTATTCCTGGCTGGAGTATTTATCTAACGATATCGGAAGCCGATTATCTGGATCTAAAGGTGCTGCAGAAGCTGTAGAATACACTAAAAGACAATTAGAAAATCTTGGTTTAGATAAAGTATATCTTCAGGAAGTTATGGTTCCTCACTGGGTTCGCGGCGAAAAAGAAACGGCTTATCTATTAGACGGAAAAGTAAAAACCAATGTGCCAATCTGTGCATTAGGAGGTTCTGTTGCTACGCCAAAAACAGGTCTGACTGCTGAGGTAATAGAAGTTCAGGGAATTAAAGAATTAGCCGAATTAGGAGCTGATAAAGTAAAAGGTAAAATTGTGTTTTACAACAGACCAATGAATCCTGAAAATATAGAAACATTTACATCGTATGGTGCTTGTGTTGACCAAAGATATGCAGGAGCAAAAGAAGCGGCAAAACTGGGCGCTGTAGGAACAATTGTTCGCTCAATGAATTTACGCTTAGATGATTTTCCTCATACAGGAGCACAGAGTTATGGCGATCTGCCAAAAGAAGAGTACATTCCAACCGCAGCGATCAGTACAAACGGGGCTGAATTATTAAGCAAATCTTTAAAAGTAAATCCGGCTTTAAAATTTTATTTCAAACAATCCTGCCAGACTCTGCCAGATGCATTATCATACAACGTAATTGGTGAATTAACCGGAACGGTAACTCCTCAAAACATTATGGTTGTGGGCGGACACTTAGATTCTTGGGATTTAGCAGATGGTTCGCATGATGATGGAGCAGGAGTGGTGCAGAGTATGGAAGTACTTCGTATTCTTAAAAACCTGAACTACAAACCTAAAAATACAATTCGCGTTGTATTATTTATGAATGAAGAAAACGGAGGAAAAGGCGGTGCCAAATACGAAGAAGTTTCAAAACAAAATAAAGAGAACCACATTTTTGCTCTGGAAAGTGATTCAGGAGGATTTTCTCCCAGAGGATTCTCTATTGAAGCTGATGATGCAAACCTGAAAAAAATACAAGGATATAAGGATCTTTTTGAACCTTACTTAGTACACAGTTTTACAATTGGACATGCAGGTTCAGATATCAGTCATTTAACCTCACAAGCGATTGTTAAAGCAGGTTTAAAACCAGATTCACAGCGTTATTTTGATTACCACCACGCAGCAAACGATAAATTTGATGCTATCAACAAAAGAGAGCTTGAATTGGGAGCGGCTACAATGACTACGTTAATGTATTTAATTGATCAAAACGGAATTACGCTTCCAACTTCAAATTAA
- a CDS encoding discoidin domain-containing protein has protein sequence MKKIYKQLTLPILLLVLSANNLLAQKTIGKTEWFDPAKPAATYCNPINIGYNYTTHNHNRIPESRRSSADPVIITYKNEYYLFATNQAGFFWSKDMSDWNFVYGSFQREPGDDDQCAPAAWVVNDTLFYVGSTWKRDHPIWKTADPKSGRWTRHVDKAMLPTWDPAIFQDDDKKVYMYYGSSGKLPLVGVEVDYNTWLPKGNQADYAALYKATEVEDIQKPYGQIKEVAILDPSAHGWERFGPNNDMEPAPWGNFIEGAWMTKHNGKYYMQYGAPATEFKGYANGVHVGDNPLGPFTYQKHNPMSYKPGGFVIGAGHGNTFADNYGNYWNTGTCKISIKDRFERRIDMFPAGFDKDDVMYSITAYGDFPIVLPTSQRDQTKGASSGWMLLSYKKPVTVSSSEECMEVETHRMDNGGKKVYEKFCYGPENLTDENIQTYWSAKTSNPGEWLQMDLGRQMEINALQINYADHKATQFNKAMDIYYQYKIFMSDDAVNWTLVVDKSRNDKDAPHDYVELTKSIKARYIKMENIHNASGLFAISDFRVFGNGLSEKPKAVSAFKVDRNKTDSRNAMISWKKQNDAVGYNIYYGITPDKLYNSIMVYGDNTYDFRGLDKGTKYYFTIEAFNENGIGVKNKIIEVK, from the coding sequence ATGAAAAAAATATATAAACAACTTACACTTCCCATTTTATTGCTGGTGCTTTCCGCTAACAATCTTTTGGCACAGAAAACCATTGGAAAAACCGAATGGTTCGATCCTGCAAAACCTGCAGCAACCTACTGTAATCCAATTAATATTGGGTATAATTATACAACCCATAATCACAACAGAATTCCGGAATCCCGCCGTTCAAGTGCAGATCCTGTGATTATTACCTACAAGAATGAATATTATTTATTTGCAACCAATCAGGCAGGTTTCTTTTGGAGTAAAGACATGTCTGACTGGAATTTTGTTTACGGAAGTTTCCAGAGAGAACCGGGAGACGATGATCAGTGTGCTCCTGCAGCGTGGGTGGTAAATGATACTTTGTTTTACGTAGGTTCAACCTGGAAAAGAGATCATCCAATCTGGAAAACAGCCGATCCAAAATCAGGAAGATGGACACGTCATGTAGACAAAGCTATGCTGCCAACCTGGGATCCTGCTATTTTTCAGGATGATGACAAAAAAGTCTACATGTATTACGGTTCCAGCGGAAAATTACCCTTAGTGGGAGTTGAGGTTGACTACAATACATGGCTTCCAAAAGGAAATCAGGCTGATTATGCAGCATTGTACAAAGCTACAGAGGTAGAAGATATTCAAAAACCTTATGGACAAATTAAAGAAGTAGCGATTCTTGATCCTTCTGCACACGGATGGGAACGTTTTGGTCCAAACAATGACATGGAACCTGCACCGTGGGGCAATTTTATTGAAGGCGCCTGGATGACCAAACACAACGGAAAATATTATATGCAGTACGGTGCACCGGCAACTGAATTTAAAGGATATGCAAATGGTGTTCATGTTGGCGATAATCCGTTAGGGCCATTTACCTATCAAAAACACAACCCGATGTCATACAAACCGGGCGGATTCGTAATTGGAGCCGGACACGGAAATACCTTTGCAGATAATTACGGAAATTACTGGAATACAGGAACGTGTAAAATTTCGATTAAAGACCGTTTTGAGCGTCGTATCGATATGTTTCCTGCCGGATTTGATAAAGATGATGTAATGTATTCTATTACAGCTTACGGTGATTTTCCAATTGTATTACCAACAAGCCAGCGCGATCAGACAAAAGGAGCTTCATCTGGATGGATGTTACTTTCATATAAAAAACCTGTAACCGTTTCTTCTTCTGAAGAATGCATGGAAGTAGAAACGCACCGAATGGATAACGGAGGGAAAAAAGTCTATGAAAAATTCTGTTACGGACCTGAGAATTTAACCGATGAAAACATTCAAACCTACTGGTCTGCAAAAACAAGCAATCCCGGCGAATGGCTTCAGATGGATTTAGGAAGACAAATGGAAATCAATGCACTTCAAATCAATTACGCCGATCATAAAGCCACGCAGTTTAATAAAGCAATGGATATTTATTACCAATACAAAATATTCATGTCTGATGATGCTGTAAACTGGACATTGGTTGTAGACAAATCTAGAAACGATAAAGATGCACCGCACGATTATGTAGAACTTACAAAATCAATCAAAGCACGTTATATCAAGATGGAAAACATTCATAATGCATCAGGATTGTTTGCAATTTCAGATTTCAGGGTTTTTGGAAATGGATTATCCGAAAAACCAAAAGCAGTTTCGGCATTTAAAGTAGACAGAAACAAAACCGATTCTAGAAATGCTATGATTTCATGGAAGAAACAAAATGATGCTGTAGGATATAATATTTATTACGGAATTACGCCTGATAAGTTGTACAACAGCATTATGGTGTATGGAGACAATACGTATGATTTTAGAGGTCTTGACAAAGGCACAAAATATTATTTTACGATCGAAGCCTTTAACGAAAACGGAATTGGCGTTAAAAATAAGATTATCGAAGTAAAATAA
- a CDS encoding glycerophosphodiester phosphodiesterase family protein, which produces MNTLKIFSSVFVFFIICSVCNAQKNAIVAHRGAWKKNNLPENSIAALRHAIDLKLPGSEFDVWRTADDSLVINHDAHYNKLLIEENNYADLIKFKLSNGEKLPTLYEYISEGKRNNKHTLLVCEIKPSEISKERGQKTGVAAVETIKKLKADKNTCYISFDYDILKKIRSIDSKTSLQYLEGNKSPKEVKSDKINGVDYHYSVFKKHPEWIKEAKDNKIILNAWTVNEASDMDWLIDHKFNYITTNEPELLQERLKVKK; this is translated from the coding sequence ATGAATACTTTAAAAATATTTAGTTCCGTTTTTGTGTTTTTTATAATTTGTTCTGTCTGTAATGCACAAAAGAACGCCATTGTAGCCCATCGCGGTGCATGGAAAAAAAATAACCTTCCGGAAAATTCGATCGCAGCTTTACGACACGCGATTGATTTAAAATTACCGGGCTCAGAATTTGATGTCTGGAGAACGGCTGATGATTCGCTTGTAATTAATCATGATGCACACTATAACAAATTGTTGATAGAAGAAAACAATTATGCCGATTTGATAAAATTTAAACTTTCAAACGGAGAAAAACTGCCAACGCTTTATGAGTACATTTCAGAAGGGAAGCGAAACAACAAGCACACACTTTTAGTCTGCGAAATAAAACCTTCGGAAATTAGTAAAGAAAGAGGACAAAAAACGGGTGTAGCAGCAGTCGAAACCATTAAAAAATTAAAAGCCGATAAAAATACCTGCTACATCAGTTTTGATTATGATATCCTAAAAAAAATCAGATCGATAGATTCTAAAACTTCTCTGCAGTATTTAGAAGGAAATAAATCCCCAAAGGAAGTAAAATCAGATAAAATTAACGGCGTTGATTATCATTATTCGGTTTTTAAAAAACATCCGGAATGGATAAAAGAAGCCAAAGACAACAAAATTATCCTGAACGCCTGGACTGTAAATGAAGCTTCAGATATGGATTGGCTTATAGATCACAAATTCAATTACATTACCACAAACGAACCGGAACTTTTACAAGAAAGATTAAAAGTGAAAAAATAG
- the bglX gene encoding beta-glucosidase BglX: protein MKNKLVLLFLGCAVLGYAQKKSTKSTVKIKPKSEFVAELMSKMTLDEKLGQLNLPTSGDITTGQGNSSNVAKNIAEGKVGGLFNIKSVQKIKEVQKIAVEKSRLKIPLLFGMDVIHGYETTFPIPLGLSCTWDMGLIERSAQIAAKEASADGINWTFSPMVDVSRDPRWGRVSEGSGEDPYLGSQIAKAMVNGYQQHDLSKNNSILACVKHFALYGAPEGGRDYNTVDMSHIRMFNDYFPPYKAAVDAGVGSVMASFNEVDGIPATGSKWLMTDILRKQWGFKGFVVTDYTGIPEMIEHGMGDLQQVSALALNAGVEMDMVGEGFLGTLKKSLDEGKVKIETIDNAVKLILEAKYDLGLFQDPYKYCDEKRAKTEIFTADSRKEARDIAAQSLVLLKNQNQVLPLKKSGTIGLIGPLADAKENMPGTWSVATKMENAVSLLRGIKEVAGAGTKVLYAKGSNLDYDETFETNATMFGKTLHRDSRSKEELLAEALKVAEQSDVIVAALGESAEMSGESSSRTNLEIPQSQKDLLNALLKTGKPVVLVLFDGRPLVITDESKTVPAILNVWFAGTEAGYAIADVLFGDVNPSGKLTSTFPRSVGQLPIYYASKNTGRPLSNTEGKFEKFRSNYIDERNEPLYPFGFGLSYTTFDYSNLKISSDKMNFSGKLKVTVDVTNTGNFDGKETVQLYIRDLVGSVTRPVRELKGFQKIALKKGEKQTVSFDITVEDLKFYNSDLKFVAEPGQFDIFIGGNSAADKKVSFELTK, encoded by the coding sequence ATGAAAAACAAATTAGTCTTACTTTTTTTAGGATGTGCTGTTTTGGGTTACGCTCAAAAAAAGAGCACAAAAAGTACAGTGAAAATTAAACCTAAGTCGGAGTTTGTAGCAGAATTAATGTCAAAAATGACATTAGATGAAAAATTAGGGCAGTTAAATTTACCAACATCCGGAGATATTACAACAGGACAGGGCAATAGCTCGAATGTTGCAAAAAATATTGCTGAAGGAAAAGTGGGCGGTTTGTTCAACATAAAATCAGTACAAAAAATTAAAGAAGTACAGAAAATTGCGGTTGAAAAAAGCCGTTTAAAAATTCCGCTGCTTTTTGGTATGGATGTAATTCACGGTTACGAAACTACATTCCCAATTCCGTTAGGATTGTCTTGTACATGGGATATGGGATTAATAGAAAGAAGTGCCCAAATCGCTGCTAAAGAAGCCAGTGCAGACGGAATCAACTGGACATTCTCTCCAATGGTTGACGTTTCACGCGATCCAAGATGGGGAAGAGTTTCTGAAGGTTCAGGAGAAGATCCGTACCTAGGAAGCCAGATTGCAAAAGCAATGGTAAACGGTTACCAGCAGCACGATCTTTCTAAAAACAATTCAATTTTAGCCTGTGTTAAGCACTTTGCATTATACGGAGCTCCTGAGGGAGGACGTGATTATAATACAGTAGACATGAGCCATATAAGAATGTTTAATGATTATTTTCCTCCTTACAAAGCGGCTGTTGATGCCGGTGTAGGTTCTGTAATGGCTTCTTTTAACGAAGTTGACGGAATCCCTGCAACAGGAAGCAAGTGGTTAATGACGGATATTTTAAGAAAACAATGGGGCTTTAAAGGTTTCGTAGTTACAGATTACACAGGAATTCCTGAAATGATCGAACACGGAATGGGCGATTTACAGCAAGTTTCGGCTTTAGCATTAAACGCTGGAGTTGAAATGGATATGGTTGGAGAAGGTTTCTTAGGAACTTTAAAAAAATCGTTGGATGAAGGAAAAGTAAAAATCGAAACAATCGACAATGCTGTAAAACTTATTTTAGAAGCAAAATACGATTTAGGATTATTCCAGGATCCTTACAAATACTGTGACGAGAAAAGAGCAAAAACAGAAATCTTTACAGCAGACAGCAGAAAAGAGGCACGTGACATTGCAGCACAGTCTTTGGTATTATTAAAAAACCAAAATCAGGTATTACCGCTTAAAAAATCAGGAACAATTGGTTTAATCGGACCTTTGGCAGATGCAAAAGAAAACATGCCGGGAACCTGGAGTGTAGCTACAAAAATGGAAAATGCCGTTTCGTTATTAAGAGGTATTAAAGAAGTAGCCGGAGCAGGAACAAAAGTATTATATGCAAAAGGAAGCAACTTAGATTACGATGAAACTTTTGAAACCAACGCAACCATGTTTGGAAAAACATTACACCGTGATTCACGTTCAAAAGAAGAATTATTAGCAGAAGCTTTAAAAGTAGCCGAGCAGTCAGATGTAATTGTAGCCGCTTTAGGAGAATCTGCAGAAATGAGTGGAGAATCAAGCAGCCGTACAAACTTAGAAATCCCGCAATCTCAAAAAGATTTATTAAACGCATTATTAAAAACTGGAAAACCGGTTGTTTTAGTTTTATTTGATGGACGTCCGTTAGTTATTACTGACGAAAGTAAAACAGTTCCTGCAATTTTAAATGTTTGGTTTGCCGGTACAGAAGCAGGTTATGCGATTGCTGATGTTTTATTTGGAGATGTTAACCCTTCAGGAAAACTAACTTCTACTTTCCCAAGAAGCGTAGGCCAATTGCCAATTTACTATGCAAGTAAAAACACAGGAAGACCGCTTTCTAACACAGAAGGGAAATTCGAAAAATTTAGATCAAATTATATTGACGAAAGAAACGAACCATTATACCCATTCGGATTTGGATTAAGCTACACCACTTTTGATTATTCAAACCTTAAAATTTCTTCTGATAAAATGAATTTCAGCGGCAAATTGAAAGTAACAGTTGATGTAACCAATACCGGAAATTTTGATGGAAAAGAAACAGTTCAGTTATACATTAGAGATTTAGTTGGTTCAGTAACAAGACCAGTTAGAGAATTGAAAGGTTTCCAAAAAATAGCACTTAAAAAAGGTGAAAAACAAACAGTAAGTTTTGACATTACTGTTGAAGATTTAAAATTTTATAACTCTGATTTAAAGTTTGTAGCAGAGCCTGGACAGTTTGATATCTTCATTGGAGGAAATTCGGCTGCCGACAAGAAAGTTAGTTTTGAGTTAACTAAATAG
- a CDS encoding prolyl oligopeptidase family serine peptidase, with protein sequence MKYKLGFIFLLFSVFGFGQSETTGKINTVVMAKYELGYALHRPVNTKEKKPLIVFISGDGEKGTDIEKVKIHGPFKYLKAHKLDAYVLAPQCKEDENWDTESIYQLILKIQKENKIDSDRIYVTGLSSGGWASWNLAFAHPDLFAANVPVAGFVDLIQLEKACEIANIPTRIFHGLQDNVVNVNYAITIYNELKKCNAKDVKLTIFDDAGHDSWTRVYDNPEIYDWMLKQIKSNTNK encoded by the coding sequence ATGAAATACAAATTAGGCTTTATATTCTTGTTGTTTTCAGTTTTTGGCTTTGGCCAGAGCGAAACAACCGGAAAAATTAATACAGTCGTAATGGCAAAGTATGAGCTGGGATATGCTTTGCATCGTCCGGTTAATACAAAAGAGAAAAAGCCATTAATCGTTTTTATTTCCGGTGATGGAGAAAAGGGGACAGATATTGAAAAGGTTAAAATTCACGGTCCGTTCAAATATTTAAAAGCCCATAAGCTGGATGCTTACGTTTTGGCTCCGCAATGTAAAGAAGATGAAAATTGGGATACAGAATCAATTTATCAGCTGATTTTGAAAATTCAGAAAGAAAACAAAATTGATTCAGATAGAATATATGTTACTGGTTTGAGCTCAGGAGGCTGGGCATCATGGAATTTGGCTTTTGCACATCCTGATCTATTTGCAGCAAACGTACCTGTCGCTGGTTTTGTAGATTTAATTCAGTTAGAAAAAGCATGTGAAATAGCCAATATTCCAACCAGAATTTTCCACGGATTGCAAGATAATGTGGTAAATGTGAATTATGCGATCACAATTTATAATGAATTAAAAAAATGCAATGCTAAAGATGTAAAGCTGACCATTTTTGATGATGCCGGACATGACAGCTGGACAAGGGTTTACGATAATCCTGAAATTTACGACTGGATGCTTAAACAGATCAAATCAAATACGAACAAATAA